A single window of Paraburkholderia youngii DNA harbors:
- a CDS encoding IS3 family transposase (programmed frameshift), giving the protein MSQLKRARYTLEFKLEAVRLVKAGQSLAAVSAILGVSSQTISNWVQADRKGTLVGPGTKPVTEEQMELARLRAENARLKMERDILKKAGSVLCERIAVKYAFIEREHKRWPASLLCELLEVSPSGYHQRRQRAAAGRERHGPVRISDDAVLANIRAIHAQVKGEYGWPRMTKELVARGVRVGKERVRHLMARHGIRARHKRKFIATTNSNHNLPVAPNLLKRNFTTSAPNQVWTSDITYCATAEGWVYLAVIIDLFSRQVVGWSMQPHMKAELVTDALRMAWFRRRPPPGLIMHSDRGSQYCSGLFQDTLKAYGMRSSMSRRGDCWDNAPTESLWGSLKVGRLHGRHFATRRAVMDEIVDWLGFYNAHRLHSTLDYVSPMTFEKNWLAAHRAA; this is encoded by the exons ATGAGCCAATTGAAGCGTGCGCGGTACACCCTGGAATTCAAGCTGGAGGCGGTGCGGCTGGTGAAGGCCGGCCAGAGCCTGGCAGCGGTGTCGGCGATTCTGGGGGTGTCGAGCCAGACGATCTCGAACTGGGTGCAGGCGGACCGAAAAGGAACGCTGGTCGGCCCGGGTACGAAGCCGGTAACCGAGGAGCAGATGGAGCTGGCTCGACTGCGTGCGGAGAATGCGCGACTGAAGATGGAGCGCGACATTCTAAAAAAGGCGG GCAGCGTACTTTGCGAAAGAATCGCCGTGAAGTACGCCTTTATCGAACGGGAGCACAAGCGCTGGCCGGCGTCGCTGCTGTGCGAGTTGCTGGAGGTCAGCCCGAGCGGGTATCACCAGCGGCGTCAGCGGGCTGCAGCGGGCCGGGAGAGGCACGGCCCGGTACGAATCAGCGACGATGCCGTGCTGGCCAACATCCGCGCGATCCATGCGCAGGTCAAGGGTGAGTACGGCTGGCCGCGCATGACGAAAGAACTGGTTGCACGTGGTGTGCGCGTGGGTAAGGAGCGGGTTCGCCATCTGATGGCACGGCACGGCATTCGTGCTCGGCACAAGCGCAAGTTCATCGCGACGACGAATTCGAACCATAACCTGCCGGTCGCGCCGAACTTGCTGAAGCGTAACTTCACGACGAGTGCGCCGAATCAGGTCTGGACGAGCGACATCACGTACTGCGCGACTGCAGAAGGCTGGGTTTATCTGGCGGTCATCATCGACCTGTTCAGCCGGCAGGTGGTGGGCTGGTCGATGCAGCCTCACATGAAGGCCGAGCTGGTCACTGACGCGCTGCGCATGGCATGGTTCAGACGGCGTCCGCCGCCGGGCCTGATCATGCACAGCGACCGGGGCAGCCAGTATTGCAGCGGGCTGTTTCAGGACACGCTGAAAGCATATGGCATGCGTTCGTCGATGAGCCGCCGTGGCGATTGCTGGGACAACGCGCCGACCGAAAGCTTGTGGGGTTCGCTGAAAGTCGGTCGCCTGCATGGTCGGCACTTCGCCACACGGCGCGCGGTGATGGACGAAATCGTTGATTGGCTGGGTTTCTACAATGCCCATCGGCTACACTCGACGCTCGATTACGTCAGCCCTATGACGTTCGAGAAGAACTGGCTCGCTGCCCACCGAGCCGCCTGA
- a CDS encoding SDR family NAD(P)-dependent oxidoreductase, with the protein MGQVTRYMLLTGASRGIGHATVKLFQENNWEVFTVSRRPFSDSCKWPAAREAHIQADLADLDSIDRIALEVRRRLPNGQLHALVNNAGVSPKGEDRSRLGVLKSDLRTWMTVLNVNLVSNALLARSLFPELVRGNGAIANVTSIAGVKVHPFAGTAYAASKAALAALTREMAHEFGPKGVRVNAIAPGEIDTSILSPGTEEIVDHGIPMRRLGDPAEVARVIYFLCTEASSYINGAELHVNGGQHV; encoded by the coding sequence ATGGGCCAAGTTACTCGTTATATGCTGCTGACCGGCGCCAGCCGCGGTATCGGTCATGCCACAGTTAAGCTTTTTCAGGAGAACAACTGGGAAGTGTTCACTGTCTCCCGGCGGCCGTTCTCGGACAGTTGCAAGTGGCCTGCTGCGCGCGAAGCGCACATACAGGCAGACCTCGCGGACCTAGATAGTATCGACCGAATCGCTTTGGAAGTCAGGCGACGGCTACCTAATGGACAGTTACACGCGCTCGTCAACAATGCTGGCGTCTCTCCTAAAGGCGAGGACAGATCGCGCCTCGGAGTTCTCAAGAGCGATCTTCGGACTTGGATGACTGTTCTTAACGTGAATTTGGTATCCAACGCATTACTGGCGCGATCGTTGTTCCCAGAGTTGGTCCGAGGAAACGGGGCCATTGCCAACGTAACATCGATCGCCGGGGTGAAGGTTCATCCTTTCGCAGGTACTGCGTACGCAGCCTCAAAGGCTGCGCTCGCAGCTCTAACGCGGGAAATGGCGCACGAGTTTGGCCCGAAGGGTGTACGCGTCAACGCTATTGCTCCGGGAGAAATTGATACCTCAATCCTGTCGCCCGGCACAGAGGAGATCGTGGATCACGGAATTCCTATGCGTCGTCTCGGGGATCCGGCCGAGGTCGCACGAGTAATCTACTTCCTCTGTACTGAGGCCTCATCGTACATCAACGGAGCAGAGTTGCACGTCAATGGAGGACAGCATGTCTGA